The genomic stretch GAGAACGCCGCGGTGAACACGCCGGTGGTGACGGTGCGCTCGTCCGTGCAGGACCAGACGCCCGTGCGCGTGGAGACGCAGTGGGTGAACAGCTCGCTCTTGGAGTTCGGCAACGGCACCGTGGAGCACCCGGTGAACGTCAGCTACGGCAACCAGGTCATCCTGGTGCGCGCCACCGACAGCGCCGGCAACGTCACCGAGAAGCTGCTGTACCTGTGGGTGGACACGGGCACGCCCGTGGTGAGCACCAACTTCGCGGACGGCCAGCTCTACGGCCCGCTGCCCAACGGCACCTTCCAGTACGCCATCAACGTGCAGACGGTCTCCGCCACCACGGTGCGCGTCAACGGAGGAGCGCCCTTCCACCTGCCTCGCGGCGGCGGCCAGATTCAGACGTCGGTGACGCTGGCCCCGGGCGTCAACACGCTGGGCATCTCCGTCATCAGCGAGACGGGCATGACGGCGAACCTCGTGCGCCGGGTGAACTACGACGTGCAGGCCCCCACCGCCACGCTGCTCAGCCCCACCGCGGGCAGCACCGTCAGCGGCACCATCACCGTGCGCGCGAACGTCACCGACAACTTCGGCCCGGTGACGAACGTGGGCTTCAGCCGCGACATGTCCGGCATCCGCGTGGGTACCCAGCAGTCGGACGGCACCTGGACGGCCCAGTTCGACACGCGGGAGATGGTGAACGGCGCGCACACCATCGACCTGTGGATGAACGACGGCGTGGGCAACTTCGCCGTGCAGAGCTTCAACATCGTCGTCAGCAACTGACGCGGTGAACAAGGGCCCACCCTGACGTCCTGGGTGGGCTCCGGCGACGTGGAGCGCCGCGGCCGTCACATGCGAGGCCGCGGCGGCCCGCCAGCCCCTGCGATGCACGCGGCCTGGGCGCTCCACGCGGTACGCGGCGCACCCAAGGCTCGGTGCACAGACGCCCCGCCCCCGGCATCTGCCGTCGAGCGGCGACCTGCCACCCGTCCCAGGAGGGCAAGCGCGGCGCCCACGGAGCGATGCGTGCCCGCCCCTCCCCATCGGGCCTGCGGCCGCGGACGCAAGCCGTTCCCAGGTCGGAACAAGGCGGGGCGGGGCCTCATCCCACGGCCGGGTGACGGCCAGCCCCAGGCCCCCGGCCCCTCCCGCCCGGAAGCAGGGCCTAACTTGGATCCGCGTGGGTGCCCGACACGCAGCCAACGGCCCTCCCGGCATGGACGGCGCCCACGGGTGGGGTGGATTCATCCGAGCGCTGAAGGGGAGCCTCACCGGCCCGGAGCAGCGCTTCTGGCTGCTCGTCGTCGCGGTGGGGCTCATCGCGGGGCTGGGCGCGGTGGCGCTGCTCAAGGTGCTGCGCTTCACCCAGCAGCTCTTCTGGCGCAGCACGGGCGAGGACTTCCTGGCCGGCGTCGCGGCGGCCCCCACGTGGCGCCGGGTGCTCATCCCGATTCTCGGCGGCGCGCTGGTGACGCTGCTGACGCTCATCGTCGGCCGGCCCATGCGGGGCCACGGCACCGCGGGCATCATCGAATCCATCTGGGTGAAGTCCGGCCGCCTGTCGCTGCCGCGCGCGCTGCTGCGGGGGCTGGTCTCCATCCTCGCCGTGGCGATGGGCGCGCCGCTGGGCCGCGAGGGCGCGCTGCTGTCCACCGGCGCGGCCAGTGGCTCGTCGCTGGCCCGCTGGCTGCGGCTGGGCCCCGGGCAGGCCCGCCTGCTGGTGGCCTGCGGCGCGTCCGCGGGCATGGCCTCCGCGTACAACGTCCCCATTGGCGCGGCGCTCTTCGGCCTGGAGGTGCTGCTGGGCAGCTTCGCGCTGGAGCTGTTCGGCCCCATCGTCGTCTCGTGCGTGGTGGCGACGCTCGTGTCACGCGGCCTCATCGCGGACCACCCCAGCTTCGTGATTCCCCACTACACGCTGCTGCACCCGCGCGAGCTGGTGCTGGCCATGCTGCTGGGCGTGGTGCTGGGCGTCGCGTCCGCCTTCTATGTGCGCGGCATCAACGTCATGTCGGACCTGCTGGACCGGGCCGCCGCGTGGCTGGCGCCCTTCCTGCCCCTGCTGTCCATGACGGTGGTGGGCGTGACGGCGGTGTGGCTGCCGCAGCTGCTGGGCAACGGCTATGACGCGGTGAACGCGGCGCTGCTCAGCAAGCTCTCCCTGGCCCACCTGCTGCTGCTTCCGCTGGCGAAGCTGGCCCTCACCGCCACCTGCGCGGGCGCCGGCGTTCCCGGCGGACTCTTCACCCCGTCCCTCTTCTACGGCGGACTGCTGGGCGGCGCCTTCGGCATGCTCGCCGAATGGGTGCTGCCCGGCGGCGCGCCCAGCGGCGCCTACGCGCTGCTGGGCATGGGCGCGGTGCTCGCGGGCACCACACACGCGTCGGTGTCCGCGGTGCTCCTCATCTTCGAGCTCACCGGCGACTACCCGCTGGTGCTGCCGCTGATGCTCAGCGCGGTGGTGTCCGCGGTCGTCAGCCGGCGCCTGGAGCCGGAGTCGCTGTACACATCCGTGCTCAACCGCCGCAACGTGCGCGTCCCCGCCACCGTGCCGCACTGGCTGCGCCAGGAAGGCGCCCGCGCGCTGCTCAAGCCCGTGCACCAGCGCGTGCCTCCGTCGGCGCCGCTCCAGGAGGTGCTCGCGTTCCTGCTGGAGCAGCCCCTGGGCCAGGACCTCTACGTCACCGATGAAGCGGGCCGGTACCGTGGCGCGCTGGTGCTCGACCAACTGAAGGGCCATCTGCCGGACCACACACAGCTGCACGCCACCATCGCCGCGGACCTGATGGACGTGCGCGTGCGTCCGATTACGCCCGGCCTGTCCCTGGGCGAGGTCGCCGCCCGCTTCACGGCGACCTCCCTGGAGCGGCTCCCCGTCGTGGACGGAGAGCGGCGCCTGCTGGGCACAATCTCCAAGCAGGACGTGTTGAAGCAGGGGACTTTCTGAGGAACGCGGCGTGGAAGACAGACGGATGCTGCACGGACCGGCGCGCGCATGGAGCATCGTGCTCATGGGCCTGCTGTGCATGGTGCTGAGCGTCGTCCTGCTCCACCGCCCACCGCCCGAAGGCCCGGCTGTCACCCCACCGCCCGCCCGTCCCCTCACGCCCGAGGAGCGCCGGGCCATGTACCGCGCGTGGCCCCTGTTCGAAGGCTGGCCCCTGCCACATCTGCCGCCGGAGACTCCCGTCCCAGGAGACGAAGCGCCGCCCCCAGGCGACGCGCGCCGCCCCGACGAAACACCGCGATGACGCCGTGCAATGCCTGTCGCGTGAATGCTTGTGATTCACCGCCAGCACGGCATCCAGCGAATGTCTGGCGTGTCATGTCAATCGCGCTGGAGCCGTACACGCGGCGCGTCAGCGCGATGAACATGGATTGCACATGTGTCTCGAATGCCTCGGGCGAAGTGGCCTCGGGGTGGTGCGCGACCCTCATGTAAAGGTGATGGCTGTCATGCCTCCAAGACAGGCATGCGCTCACTTCCTCGGGTGCTTTGCTTGCATGAATACCCAGAGCGGTATCCTTCGAGCGAGCCCCCCATGCCCTCACACGCCGCTTCCCCTGCCTTGCCGCGCGCCGCGCTCGCGCGCGTCACGTTCTTCCTCGTCACGCTGACGGGGCTGCTGCTCGCCGGGCCCGCACACGCGGCCACCAACGCCGAGTCCGCGCAGCGCGCCATCAACTACCTCAGCGCGGACGCGGCGAACTGGTCGGTGCGTTTCGGCTGCACGTCGTGCCACCGCCACGGCGCGGCGATGTTCGGCCTCGCGAACGCGCGCACCACCGGCTACGACCTGGACGCGCTCACGTACAACGGGCGCACCAACCGGGAGAACCTGGAGTTCATCGCCGGGCGGCTCGTCTCCGAGCAGCGCGCGGACGGCTCCTGGTTCCACGAGGGCATCTTCTATCCCAACGCGAAGACGAGCTACTCCGCCTTCGGGCTCGCGGGGTACGACGCGCACCTGGGCACCCAGTACTCGGACGCGCTGGTGCTCGCCGCGGACTGGGCGCTGACGCGGCAGGAGGCCACTGGCCGCTGGCGCGAGGACTTCCCCTTCTACCCGGTGGGCTACGGCCACGTCGGCGTCACCGCGCGGATGATGACGGCCATTGCCCAGGCCCGGCAGCGCGTGGACCCGGCCAGGGCCTCGCGGTACCAGGCCGCGCTGGACCGGGCGGCCGACTACGTGCGCGCGCACATGAATGACTGGACGGATGGCCCGGCCACCGACGGCCAGCGCTACACGCACCAGGTGGCGTGGGCCATGGTGGGACTCAAGGCCGCCGGCCCGGGCACCAACGAGGTGAACACCCAGGCCCTGGAGACCCTGGCCACGCGGCTTCTGTCCACGCGCGCGGGCGGAGGCGCGCCGGGCTGGGGCTCGCTGGAAGGCGACGTGCCGGACGAGTTCGCCACCGGCATCTCCCTGTATGCCCTGTGCCTGGCGGGCCGGAAGCCCGGCGCGGACGGGCGCATGTCGGAGGCGCTGGAGTGGCTCAAGGCACGGCAGGCGGTGAACGGGAGCTGGGGCGCGGATACGCGCTATCCGGACATCCCCACCACCTTCGCCTCGCTGGGGCTGGCGTGCTTCGGCGACTACAGCGTGGGCGTCACCGTGAGCGGCGGGACGCGCCGGCCCTTCGAGCATGATTTGCCACGCATGCAGTCCGTCACCTACCCCGTCACGGTGCGCAACCATGGCTACCGGACGGACAGCTACCGGCTGAACACCCAGGGCGGCCTCACCGGTTGGACGGCGACGCTGAGCCGCACCACGCTGGAGCTGGCACCGGACACCGAGGCCACCCTCACGCTCACCATCACCGCGCCGGAGGGGCTGGAGCCGTCGCTCTCCTCGGACGTCATGGTGGTGGCGGCCTCCCAGGAAGCGGAGGGAGTGAAGGGCTCGGTGCGCGTCACCACCTACACCAACCCGCCGCCGCCCACCGACGGCGTGCCCACCACCACCACGCTGCTTTCGCCCATGGACGGACAGCTCACGGTGGCGCTGAACAACACCCTGTCCGCGCGCGTGGTGGATGACCGCGGCTGGGAGGCGCGAGGCCCGGGCATGGGCGTGGTGACGTTCTCCGTGGCGGGCGTCACGGTGGGCGCGGACAACGACGCGGACGGGGACGGCGTCTACGCCTTCGTGTGGCGGCCGCGCGCCTCCACCTGGAGCGAGCTGGGCGTGCAGGACCTGCGCGCGGTGTACTCGGGCGTGTCGCTGGCGCCCGCGCGGGAGAACCGGCTGGGCAGCTCCGCGTCGTTCGCGGTGGAGGTGCACCCGTCCCCCTTCCCCGCGCCGTCGGTGACGCTGTGCGGACTGCCGGACTTCACGGACGCGCTGACGCTGGAGGTGTGCGGCTTCGTCACGCCGCTGGCGGCGGGCGCGGAAATCGACTCGGCCACCTTCCTCATCCAGGGCGTCAGCCACCCGGTGGCCCCCGAGCCCAGCGGCGGCTACGTGGACACGGTGCTGCCGCTGGTGGACGGGCCCAACGTCATCCGGCTGGTGGCCACCGACTCGTTCGGCGGCATCGCCAGCGAGGAAGCCGTGGTCATGGTGGACAACACCGCGCCGGAGCTCACCTTCCTCTCACCGGCCAACGGCGCGGCCATGAGTTCCTACAGCGTGGACGTGCGGATGGTGGTGCGTGACTGGTCGCCGGTGCGCGTGGAGACCAACTGGGTGCAGGTGACGGACGTGCCCGCGGGCGGCGGGGACGTGACGCACCGGGTGGACCTGTGGCCGGGGGAGAACCTCATCCTGGTGCGCGCCACGGATTCGGTGGGCCACGTCACGGAGCGGATGCTGACGGTGTGGGTGGACGCGGAGGCGCCGTGGGTGTCCACGGGTCTGCCGGACGGGTGGCTCGTCGGGCCGCAGCCGGGGAACGCGATGCCCTACGACATCGGCGTGTACTCCGCGTCCGCGACCACGGTGACGCTGTCCACGGGGCGGACGTATACGCTGCCCCGGGGTGGCGGCGGCGTGCAGGCGACGCTGGACCTGGTGCCCGGGGACAACGCGTTCACCATCGACGTGACGAGCGAGACGGGCATGCGCACCACGCTGTCGCGCACGGTGCGCTACGACGACGCCGCGCCGGTGGCCTCACTGCTGCTGCCGGTGCCGGGGCAGACGTACAGCGGAGTGATTCACATCACCGCGCGGGTGACGGACGCAGTGAGCGGCGCGCGGTGGGTGGCCTTCACCCGGGATGGCTCGGGCATCCGGACCGCCACGCTCCAGCCGGACGGCACCTGGACGGCGGAGCTGGACACGCGCGAGCTGGTGGACGGCGAGCACACCGTGGAGGTGTGGATGGATGACCCGGCGGGGAACTTCGCCATCCAGACGTTCCCCTTCGCCACGCGGAACCCGCCGTAGCCTACTTCTTCTTGTGCTGCATCGCCGAGGCGACCAGGTTCATCAGCTTCAACTGCACCGCCGTCAGCTTGCGCAGGTTGCGCATCAGCCGCCGCATCTCCGGTGTGTCCTCCTCGCGATTCTTCGCGGCGGCCTTCTCCTTCACCGGCGGCGGGGCGGTGAAGCCCTCGCCCAGGCCCAGCAGCTCGTGGGGCGGCACGTTCAGCACCATGCACAGCCGGCGCAGGTTCTGGACGCTGGGCAGCATGTGGCCGCGCTCCAACCGCCCGTACACCTCCGACGCCATGCCAATGCGCTCGGCGACATCCGCCTGCGTCAGCCCCATCCGCACCCGGGCGGCCCTCGACGCGGCCCCCAGCATGCTCGCCAGTTCTGTGTCCATGCGTGTGTCAGTCCACGGAAGAAGGGCCGGCCCAGCTAACCCTCAAGGTCGGGTACTTTCACCATACCTTCCGCGTTTTTTCAAAGCGCTCGCGTGCCTCAGCGAGCGGGGGTGCTCTCCGCCGCATCCAGCAGCAGCCGGCGACGCTCCGCGGCGGTGAACAGCGACGCCAGCGGCAGTCCCAGAAAGAAGGCGTGCACCACAATCTGGGGGAACTGCGGCACGTCCAGGAACCACGGATACGAGCCACGCCCGATGAACTGGAAGTTCACCAGCCACACGAAGATGCCGTAGAGCATCCCCACCGCGGCCTGGAACTCCCAGCGGCTGCGCCCGTCTGGCGGCAGGAACGCATCCAGCACGGAGTAGAAGAGCCCCACCACCGCGGAAATCACCAGGTGGACGCCCATGCCCAGCAGCAGGGCCGTGCTGTCGGAGACCGCGGCCGTGAAGGCCGACGGCCCCAGGAGCACCCCCGCGGACATGCGCACCGGACGCATCGGGTTGTCCCCCGACGCCACCGCCAGCACCACCTCCGCCAATGCCAGCACCACGCCCGCCGCCATGCCAAAGAGCAGGCCGTTGGTGGCGGACCAGGGAGTGTACCTCCGCCGAGCCATCCTTCCTCCTTGCCAGGGCCCGCCGCATGCTCGGCCCTGCGTTCAACCTGGGCACGCCCGGCACAGGCGGGCAGCCACGACGCGGCGGGGGTCCGCGACGCCGCCTCCCCGGCCGGCCACCGGGCCGGCCTCGCATTTCCAAGCCGCGCCCCGCTCCCGGGACATTCGCGTCACGCACCGCCGGATGGGACCCGGCCAGGCGGCCCCCGGAAGGCCGTCAAACAGTGACTCCCGGGACTTCGAGCCTGTCCTTTCTTCTGCCTCGGCTGTCGCCAGCCTGTAACTCCTGCAGCACGGGTCACCCGGCACCTGCCCCAGCTTGTTGAAAATCCAAGCGACGGGGGTGGGCACGCCGTTGGCATACGAAGCATCCCGGAAAGGACGAAGGACACCGGGATATGCCGCAGCTCCGCCAACGACAGGGCCCTCACCGCGTGCATTACGCGCCGCAAGCGTGGCGGGAGGTGGGCCGCATGACGGCGGAGACGTTCCATGCCCTGCAGCAGGTGCTGGAGCGCCTGGGCGACCCGGCCCTGCGCGAGCCCCAAGCAGGCAATGGCCTGGTCGCGCGGCATGTCGTGCCGCAGCACGGGCTGGAGCTGGAGTACGCGTGGGACGAACGCTCACGCACGCTCACCCTGCTCGGCCTCGCTCGCGTCCCCAGTGAGCCATGAGCGGATCCGCTCGTGGCCGGGGAAAGTGTTTGAGCTTCAACCTTCATGGCGGATTTCTCGGTTGGGCCCAGGACGTGGATCCACACCCGGCGTAGAGACAAGGCGTTGGGGGCGCACGGGCAACGTGCGGTCCTTTACGAGCCGCTCGGGCGCCGGTGAGGCGGGGGCTTACCTCCGCGCCGGACGCCTCCCTACCTTGGACGGGTGATGTTCCAAATGGCCGAGGAACGGAGTCACCCGCGAGAGGAAGGCGGGGCCCATCCACCCTGGAAGTCCCGTGCCTGGACCGAGCTGGAGACGGCGCGCGCGCGCGTGCTGGCGATGCTCGGCGGGCTGCCCGAGGACGAGCTGCGCCGTCAGCATTCGCCGCTCATGTCGCCGCTCATCTGGGACGTGGCGCACGTGGCCAACTATGAGGAGCAGTGGCTGCTCCGGGCGCTGGGGGCGCCGGCTATCACCGAGCCGGCGTTCGACGCCATCTATGACGCCTTCCGGCACCCGCGCTCCACGCGCGCCGAGCTGCCGCTGCTGCCGCCCGAGGCCGCCTTCGCCTACGCGCGGCGCGTGCGTGAGGCGGTGCGCGAGCACCTGCACCGGCTGCCCGAGGACAGCACCGCGCCGCTGCTGGTGGGCGGCTACGTCTTCGGCATGGTGGCGCAGCACGAACAGCAGCACGCGGAGACGCTGGCCGCCACGCTGCAACTGATGACGTCGCCGGAGTACCACGTGCCCTCGGCGCGCCCGCGGCCCCGGCCCGGCGCCGTGCCTCAGGCAGAGGTCTTCATCCCCGGCGGCGAGGTGCGGCTGGGCAGCACGTCGCCGTGGGCCTACGACAACGAGCGGCCCGCGTTCTCCCAGTACGTCGCTCCGTTCCTGATGGACGCGCACCCCGTCACCAACGGCGACTACCTCGTCTTCGTGGAGGCGGGTGGCTACGAGGACCCGCGCTGGTGGGACCCCAAGGGCTGGGAGGCCGTCCAGGCAGCGGGGCTGAAGTCCCCGGGCTTCTGGCTTCCCCAGGGCAACCACACCTGGCTGCGGCGGCGCTTTGGCCAGGTGGAGCCGCTGCCCAAGGACGAACCGGTGCAGCACGTGTGCTGGTACGAGGCGGACGCCTACGCGCGCTGGGCCGGCAAGCGGCTGCCCACCGAGGCCGAGTGGGAGAAGGCCGCGCGCGGCAGTGACGGCCGCCCCCGCGAGTACCCCTGGGGCGACACGCCGCCCACCCGGGCCCACGCCAACCTGGACGGAGGCACGTGGGGCCCGGCGCCCGTGGGCAGCCATCCGCGAGGCGTCAGCCAGGACGGCGTCTGGGGACTGCTGGGCGACGTGTGGGAATGGACCGCGAGCGACTTCCGCCCGTACGCGGGCTTCAGCGCCTTCCCGTACCCCGAGTACTCCGAGGTGTTCTTCGGCGAGTCCTACAAGGTTCTCCGAGGAGGCGCGTGGGCCAGCGCACCGGTCGCGGTGCGCAACGGCTTTCGCAATTGGGACTTCCCCAACCGCCGGCAGATTTTCGCCGGCTTCCGCTGTGCACGGAACGCGAGGTGAGGTGAGGCGATGCGGGTGACGACGGTACCGACGGTGGCGACTCCGGGTGAAGACGCGCAGCACACGCCGGGAGTCCAGGTGGACGTTTACGTGAAGCCGGGCGACGCGAAGCGCGCCCTGCGGGAAGAAGCGCTCCAGGGACTGTGCGGCACGCCCAAGGAGCTATCTCCCAAGTGGCTCTACGACGAGCGCGGCAGCCAGCTCTTCGACGACATCACCCGGCTGCCGGAGTACTACCCGACGCGGCGCGAGCGGGAAATCCTGCTGGCCCATGCCGGTGACATCGCCCGCTTGAGCGGCGCGGACACGCTCATCGAGCTGGGCAGCGGCACCAGCGAGAAGACGCGCCTGCTCCTGGACGCGCTGGAGGAGGCGGGCCGGCTGGCGCGCTTCGTCCCCTTCGACGTGAGCGAGGCCTTCCTGCGGCGCGCGGCGTCGGGCCTGGCGCGCGAGTACCCGGGCATCACCGTGCACGCCGTGGTGGGCGACTTCGAGCGCCACCTGGGCCAGCTCCCCAACGGCGGCCGGCGGCTCGTGGCCTTTCTGGGCGGCACCATCGGCAACCTGAAGCCGGCGCAGCGCGCGCTCTTCCTGAGGCAGCTCTCCGCCGGGCTGCAGCCGGGAGACGGGCTGCTCCTGGGCACCGACCTCATCAAGGACCGCGAGCGGCTGTACGCCGCCTACAACGACAGCGCGGGCGTGACGGCCGCGTTCAACCGCAACGTGCTCAAGGTGCTCAACCGCGAACTGGGCGGGGACTTCGACCCGGACGCCTTCGAGCACTTCGCGCCCTTCGACGAGAAGAACGCCTGGATTGAGATGCGCCTGGTGTCCCGGCGCGCGCAGACGGTGTGGCTGTCCACGCTGCGCAAGCAGGTGGACTTCACCGAAGGGGAGGTGCTGCGCACGGAGGTGAGCTGCAAGTTCCACCAGCAGCAGGTGGCATCCGAGCTGTCGGCCGCGGGACTCACGCTGGCCGAGTGGTGGACGGACGCCGCGGGCGACTTCGCCCTCTCCCTGGCCTTCAAGCGCTGAGGCCAGGTGCTGCTTTCAGGGGCGCGGGGCGGGGACTCACCCCGCCTTCGCGCCCTTCGCCGTACTTCAGCGGCGCGGGTTGCGGCGCGACGAGCCGCCACGCACGGGAATGGGCACCGGCACCGGCTGCGCGGACGGCCGCGTCCAGGCGGCCCATAGCGCCCCCAGCCCGGCGACCACGAGGCCGCCCACGGCGATCAGCTGCTCTCCGACGGGTGCGATGTCCACGGTGGCGAGCTGGAGGGGGAGCATTCCGGAGAACGACATGCGGGGACTCCTTGCGAGGGCACTGCGTGGAGGTCCTGGATGGGTCCGAGGCGAGCACCCAACGCAGTCCGGGAGGGTGAGGTTAAAGATTCGTGACGGCCAGGGGAAGTCCCTGAGCGTCAATGTCGGCGTGGCGTGCACGGAAGTGCACCCTGAAATGCATAACGTTGGGACACCCGAGCCGCGCCGGATGTTCACGAGGCGGTAACGGATGCCCGCTCGCCTGCATCAACTCCGCCAGGAGGTGACACTCCCACCTGCCTCGACGTGTGATTGCCTTGGACGCGCGGTGCTGCTCGCTACGGCAGCGAGCCCTGGACCTGGATTTCGCGGCAGGCCTCGGTGGCACGCAGCACATCCTCGGCGGACGCGCCCGGCAGGCTGGCACAGAGGAACAAGTCGTTGCCCACGCGCCGCGCGCCGAAGAAGCCAGGGGCTTCCGGGCCCACGCCCCCATCCGCCAGCTTGGGCGCCAGGGTGATGCGCAGCAGCGAGTAGCGCTCCGTCTCTTCTTCCTGGTCCAGCGAGAGCTCGAAGTCCTTCAGCTCCTCGCGGACGCGGTCGGCCAGGGTGTCCACGGAGGGCAGCTGCTCGCCGTCCCCGCGCCGCAGGTCCACCCGCAACACGGGCCGGCCGGGCGGGCCCGCCTGGAAGCTCTCATCCGGCGCCACCAGCGCGGACCAGCCGTCCGGCAGCGGCACCTTCACACCGGAGCGGATGGAGGACGGACGGCCGTCATCCTCTCCGGTGCCGGAAGCAGCATCCTCCTGGCCACAGCCCTTGCAGCCGCCCAGGAGGGTGAACGCCAGCAGTGAAGCTGGCGCCATGTGCTTCCAGGAACGCACGCCTACTTCTTCTCGCCACCCGGAGGCGGAGGCGGACGGGCGCCAGCGGTGCCCAGGTTCTCCATCTTCAGCGAGCCCTCGAAGATGACCCCGCGGTC from Myxococcus xanthus encodes the following:
- a CDS encoding chloride channel protein — protein: MGARHAANGPPGMDGAHGWGGFIRALKGSLTGPEQRFWLLVVAVGLIAGLGAVALLKVLRFTQQLFWRSTGEDFLAGVAAAPTWRRVLIPILGGALVTLLTLIVGRPMRGHGTAGIIESIWVKSGRLSLPRALLRGLVSILAVAMGAPLGREGALLSTGAASGSSLARWLRLGPGQARLLVACGASAGMASAYNVPIGAALFGLEVLLGSFALELFGPIVVSCVVATLVSRGLIADHPSFVIPHYTLLHPRELVLAMLLGVVLGVASAFYVRGINVMSDLLDRAAAWLAPFLPLLSMTVVGVTAVWLPQLLGNGYDAVNAALLSKLSLAHLLLLPLAKLALTATCAGAGVPGGLFTPSLFYGGLLGGAFGMLAEWVLPGGAPSGAYALLGMGAVLAGTTHASVSAVLLIFELTGDYPLVLPLMLSAVVSAVVSRRLEPESLYTSVLNRRNVRVPATVPHWLRQEGARALLKPVHQRVPPSAPLQEVLAFLLEQPLGQDLYVTDEAGRYRGALVLDQLKGHLPDHTQLHATIAADLMDVRVRPITPGLSLGEVAARFTATSLERLPVVDGERRLLGTISKQDVLKQGTF
- a CDS encoding Ig-like domain-containing protein, encoding MPSHAASPALPRAALARVTFFLVTLTGLLLAGPAHAATNAESAQRAINYLSADAANWSVRFGCTSCHRHGAAMFGLANARTTGYDLDALTYNGRTNRENLEFIAGRLVSEQRADGSWFHEGIFYPNAKTSYSAFGLAGYDAHLGTQYSDALVLAADWALTRQEATGRWREDFPFYPVGYGHVGVTARMMTAIAQARQRVDPARASRYQAALDRAADYVRAHMNDWTDGPATDGQRYTHQVAWAMVGLKAAGPGTNEVNTQALETLATRLLSTRAGGGAPGWGSLEGDVPDEFATGISLYALCLAGRKPGADGRMSEALEWLKARQAVNGSWGADTRYPDIPTTFASLGLACFGDYSVGVTVSGGTRRPFEHDLPRMQSVTYPVTVRNHGYRTDSYRLNTQGGLTGWTATLSRTTLELAPDTEATLTLTITAPEGLEPSLSSDVMVVAASQEAEGVKGSVRVTTYTNPPPPTDGVPTTTTLLSPMDGQLTVALNNTLSARVVDDRGWEARGPGMGVVTFSVAGVTVGADNDADGDGVYAFVWRPRASTWSELGVQDLRAVYSGVSLAPARENRLGSSASFAVEVHPSPFPAPSVTLCGLPDFTDALTLEVCGFVTPLAAGAEIDSATFLIQGVSHPVAPEPSGGYVDTVLPLVDGPNVIRLVATDSFGGIASEEAVVMVDNTAPELTFLSPANGAAMSSYSVDVRMVVRDWSPVRVETNWVQVTDVPAGGGDVTHRVDLWPGENLILVRATDSVGHVTERMLTVWVDAEAPWVSTGLPDGWLVGPQPGNAMPYDIGVYSASATTVTLSTGRTYTLPRGGGGVQATLDLVPGDNAFTIDVTSETGMRTTLSRTVRYDDAAPVASLLLPVPGQTYSGVIHITARVTDAVSGARWVAFTRDGSGIRTATLQPDGTWTAELDTRELVDGEHTVEVWMDDPAGNFAIQTFPFATRNPP
- a CDS encoding helix-turn-helix domain-containing protein translates to MDTELASMLGAASRAARVRMGLTQADVAERIGMASEVYGRLERGHMLPSVQNLRRLCMVLNVPPHELLGLGEGFTAPPPVKEKAAAKNREEDTPEMRRLMRNLRKLTAVQLKLMNLVASAMQHKKK
- the egtD gene encoding L-histidine N(alpha)-methyltransferase: MRVTTVPTVATPGEDAQHTPGVQVDVYVKPGDAKRALREEALQGLCGTPKELSPKWLYDERGSQLFDDITRLPEYYPTRREREILLAHAGDIARLSGADTLIELGSGTSEKTRLLLDALEEAGRLARFVPFDVSEAFLRRAASGLAREYPGITVHAVVGDFERHLGQLPNGGRRLVAFLGGTIGNLKPAQRALFLRQLSAGLQPGDGLLLGTDLIKDRERLYAAYNDSAGVTAAFNRNVLKVLNRELGGDFDPDAFEHFAPFDEKNAWIEMRLVSRRAQTVWLSTLRKQVDFTEGEVLRTEVSCKFHQQQVASELSAAGLTLAEWWTDAAGDFALSLAFKR
- the egtB gene encoding ergothioneine biosynthesis protein EgtB; the encoded protein is MFQMAEERSHPREEGGAHPPWKSRAWTELETARARVLAMLGGLPEDELRRQHSPLMSPLIWDVAHVANYEEQWLLRALGAPAITEPAFDAIYDAFRHPRSTRAELPLLPPEAAFAYARRVREAVREHLHRLPEDSTAPLLVGGYVFGMVAQHEQQHAETLAATLQLMTSPEYHVPSARPRPRPGAVPQAEVFIPGGEVRLGSTSPWAYDNERPAFSQYVAPFLMDAHPVTNGDYLVFVEAGGYEDPRWWDPKGWEAVQAAGLKSPGFWLPQGNHTWLRRRFGQVEPLPKDEPVQHVCWYEADAYARWAGKRLPTEAEWEKAARGSDGRPREYPWGDTPPTRAHANLDGGTWGPAPVGSHPRGVSQDGVWGLLGDVWEWTASDFRPYAGFSAFPYPEYSEVFFGESYKVLRGGAWASAPVAVRNGFRNWDFPNRRQIFAGFRCARNAR